DNA sequence from the Daphnia carinata strain CSIRO-1 chromosome 8, CSIRO_AGI_Dcar_HiC_V3, whole genome shotgun sequence genome:
TTCTTCTGGATTCCACCGTGGAGATTGAGCTATTCTAGTTGATGAAGCCCACGCCATTGTTTGCATGGAAGAGCAATAaacgaacaaagaaaaaaaggagaaataaaTTTTAGGCTGTCAACATGGCGATCATCACCTACACCTCGCCCCCTCATCACTCTGCTACACCGCTCGTTTGGTTATGAAAACAACGCTTGGAAACGGTGCACATGTTACACTTTAGTGGAGTGAAGTTATTAGAATTTTTCTAAATGAGCGACAGGGTAGcgtgcttttttctttcctttttgcgTTTATCCCTTGAAGCCTCCTTATTACTGTTGTTAATAGCGAAGTCGCGTTGCGCAGGAGTTGTAGCAGACTGGTAGCTAATTTGTGTTAGTTGAAAGTTTCGAGGCCTCCAACtgggagacggcgatggattTGATTTAGAAATTCATGTAAATAAATTTCCTTGTTTCCCTAAGATTAGCTAAAAACACAAAGAGCTTAAGATTGTTACCGAATCCAACGTAATACttctacatttttcttcttccattggcAGAGGtcatctttttaaatttttcatggaaaaactacaaaaaagaataaataatcagaaaattaaaatttcacGAAAAACTCGTCCATGGTAATCGCCCAAATGAAGCTACTCATTTAAACGATAGGATTTGCAGGTAGTAGTTGCAGCCGCCTTCGAAATGCTTTCGAAAGCCAAAGCAAACGGATGAGGTTTTTCCCAAAATCCGTTCATCCAAAACAATTCTTGAAGCATATAATACGCATGAATTGTCTTCTAAGTTCCAAGAATAATCAAACATGAACGTAATCAATCCTTATTTGCAAGACAAGGAAACTATTGCCACGAGATTTTCTTCGTCGTGGACGTTGGTGGAGATTTGTGCTGGTTAGTTTTCGATCATACATTCAGTACGCCTTACCATGAATGCTTTAAATCTGAAGAGGAATCTTCCGTGTTTGCCGGAATAAAACATGCTAATGATTGCTGTTTTAAGAGTTACATGTCCGTTTTCTAACCACTTTATTACAAGATCTTTTCGTGGTGTACTGAAAAAGTTtctgttccagtgttcatattgaatttcttttacgaTTTCGATTCATCAGCGTTATGGTTTCACGGAGTATTCTTCCAATATTGTGCTGTTaacaatttttacatttaGATAATATTACTTTTACTATGGCTCAAATGCGCGTGGAATTGGGGATTTTAAGtgacctttttaaaaaaaaaatttcaatgctTCAAACGGCAACGAACCCTATATGGCCTAGAACAACTCGAAAGATGCCGAAAACTAAGAATTTTTGTACTGTACAGTGCACACCCAAACATGATAGCTGACCATCTCTTCCATGACCATCGCTGACCGGTCGCTACTGTACGTGGGAAACACGAGCGTGGTAGTCAACGAACGATAAGCtccaaaaggaaaagtaaaaaaaaaaaaaaagaatatgaaaataaCTAACGAGATCAGTTTCATTAATCTAAAAATCAGCCTTATTAGATATTCGATAAATCACCGAGCAGGGGTGTTCTGttgctttttcgttttgttttataatgAGAACAACCCTAGTATTTTGTAACCAAAAATGAGTCAAAACgcattaaaaagaataaaaataatttttaaaaaatggcaaaaagggtaaaataaaaaagacggTAAAAATGAAGGATTTATCGACAACAACAAGCCTCCATAAAGTCAATAGTTGACTAAAATCTGTGAAGGTAATATTAAAATGAAACATTAAATAATAAGGTTTgaacaaggaagaaaaaatattacctCGCGGTATTCGttgagaaataaaattcaatgcACAAAGCCTTTCACTTTTAAAACGAAGTAACTACAGACTTCGGATACCTGTCGCgtgtatcaattgtatttcgagtttaaaaaaaaataataaaaaataaatctgaaaTGGCTCAAACAGATGGAGTACACAGGAATGAATAGCGTCATTTTTCGCTTCCTTTAAAACGGTTGATGATAGTGCTGGTTATGTTGCTGCTGTCCCATATTGTGCTgcatttgttgttgctgttgtatCATCTGTTGGTGTTGTAATCGAACGGCTTGCTGTTGGGCAGTATTTGGCATGGCTCCTCGAACGAACTGGTTCGGCTGTGCTGTGTTCATTTGCATTCCCCCACTTTGCATAAATGGTGGTCTCATTGGGGTAGTATTCATTCCACGCCCCTGGGGTTGCTGATGTTGTTGCATGAGAATCATATTGCCTTGCGGCTGCGTTTGTTGCATGGGAAAATTTCCACCTGCTGAAACACGGTCAAATCGGAGTTAGGTGGcaggcaaaatgaaaaaaacatgaaagtaaaattttataaaaaaaaaaaaataataataataataataacagcaAATGAATAAATAGACAAATAAATGATGAGAAAACCTTGATTGAAATGTTGCCCAATCATTCCCTGCTGCTgaggctgttgctgctgtgttGGTTGTGCTTGTGCTTGTTGTTGTGGGTTGACGAGCTGTTGCATACCGGGGGCACTACTTTGAAACatattgaaattttggttCAGATTTTGGTTCAGATTCTGGTTCATTGGCGTGTGTATATTAGCAAAGCCGCCAGGAGCCATTTGCacttgttgctgttgttgctgctgctgctgctgttgttgtggtggctgctgctgctgcggctgctgttgctgtggtTGGGGCTGTGTTTGCTGAGGACCTTGCTGACCAAAAACATTACCCCCGGTATGTTGCTGCCGCATTTGCTGGCGGATAAATTGCTGCTGCCTCTGTTTATCTACCATCGAAATGCCAGCAAACTGTGGTTGACTGGCCCCTCCAGCTCCAACGCCTCCTGCAATTCGGGCATTGTTAGCCATAGTTCCTCCACCTCCTGCCGTGGGCTGGGCATTTGGTACTGCAACAGGATTCGCACCAGAAGGATTGGAAGCAGAAGCTGGCACAAACTGTGCACCAGGATGCCTCTGCCTCAACATATTGCTCAATGCCTGGCGTGACTGGGTTCCCGGTCTTTCGGTTGGAAATCTGGGGCCAATTGATTGTTGGGGAAAGAAGGCAGCAGATGTGGGCACTGTTCCTTGTTGAGAAGCAGGCGGAGCTGGCGAAGTGTAAGCGTTCCACTGTGGTGGTGGCTGCGAAGGCGGATACATTCCAGACGCCACTGGACTCTGATAACCACCGACAGTCTTGATAATACAATACGTCATGTAATTGGAATAATTGCATTATTATATATGAACATTGAAATACCGGCGGTGCTCCCGCTACCGTTGCAGCTGCAGcagcggctgctgctgctgccgcacCTCTTCTGCCTCGCGGTCGACGTTGATTCGTTTTCTGGCCACGCTTAGTTCCTCCCCTCGGTGATTGGTCGGACATGGGCTCCGTTTTGAAgcaaatttcttcttttggaaTGATCTTTTCTACTACTGGAGGTTCTAAATCTTCCGGTGGAAGGAGGGGATGCTCCAGATAGTAAGAAGCTGGTTTGTGTAGAGCATGTGTGTGATGACGTAAGAGCCGCTGTACTTCCTGGTGGCGGAGGGGTTTCCTCTCAACACGAACAGCCCCAAACCAAGCCCAAGACAGTGGGGCAACTGTTTTGTGCCCTTCCAATATCTCCCAAGGAGACACTCGTTGCTTCTCATGGAGCCGATGGCCTTGCTTTTTGTCATTACTATCAAAGCCACTGATTTTGTTCCCCTGCGACAAACATGGATATATGGAAATTGAATTGACTATCTTGACCTTGTTAGGTGATGAGGTGAATATTACGTACCTTGATATCAGTCAGAGTTCCATACGGTTCACACGTGACGAATTCGCTGGCTAGCTTGGGCAAAGGAAGAAGCTGCTTGATGCATTGGATGGATGGAGAACTTTTGCGTTCagctaattcttttttcagcttcttaATCAGGAGCGGGTAGTACTTGCGACTGTCTTCGCCGCGTTCCGATTGGCCATCGGTGACCAGCGTTGAATGAATCAATGTAGCTAGCATATCTTGCAATGTTGCAAAGAGTTCCGTGTTATTCGACAAATCCACCACTCCAGCCGTTACTAGTTGAGTTAACAGGATTGCCCAGTCTATGACTACTGTAGGATTACGCAAAATGGAATCAAACAAACCtggaaacaataacaaaaaacaaagaacccaaatgagcaaaatgaaattgaatacacTACCAGTAGTGGAAGTCACTTGAAACCAGCGAATAACTGCTTAAATTCAGAACTTACCGCCCACAAGACTAAACCGCAATTGCAATGCTTCTAACATAGCCTGCCGAGCTTTGACGTCTTCACCGTGATAGAAGCGATCTTCTTTAGGCAAGAAAATGAAGTGTGACAACTGAGAATGaagtgaagaaagaaaagcttcGCGTTGTTCGTCTTGTCCTTTGAGGCATGTCATCACAAGCGAAAGAAGAGGTTCGTACGACAGCAACGATTTGGAACGGAGTGCAGAAGTGGTGTTTGGAATATTCCGCTCCTTATCTTTTCCCTTGGAGGGCGGGCCCCAATTGCACATTTCCAGCACCTAGTATGAATACGAACCATTGATGAAGAAACAGTTTCTGAAAACTTCTTTGCAGCTACGTGATTTTCGATTACATCcccaataaataaaaacaacagttttttttgttacctggCTTGCCACTTTAAGAATGCGTCCTTGAACGGAACCGGGTAGCTTCGAAACTAAAGGTGCAATTAAGGAAATGGAGAGATTCGGTTGCGTTTTGATCGGGATTGCCGAAAGTGAAGAAGACGCTGTAGCCGCTGACTCAGACCGCTTTTTCAAAGCACTCGAACTTCCGCCTTGATCAGGGTCCTCTTTAATGCTTGGCGTTGTGGATAACTCGAACACGTCAAGCACGGCGCGGGCTATCGCTTCTAGTAATTGATTCATGTCGGCGGACGACGTGCCGCCACTGCCCACCGTCGTCAGCTGCTGGCACAGCAGTTGTAGATCCAACCAAGCAACTCGCAATCGCCATTGATCAAGGCTTTCCAAGACGCGATTGACGACCTAGATAGGCGAGGAAATTTACATCCATATGTTTGCATCGTAATCATTTTTAAGAGCTTAAAACTGTTGGATCCGATAAAATGGGGATGACTTTGTTACACGACGATAAAACAGCcagttttttcttaaatatacTGTCAACTTCCACCGCTTACCTGACGATAATCTTGGTGTTCATTGTTGGTGTGTTCGTCGGCAGCCGTGGCACCTGAATCAGGGCGACTAATCATTTGGAGCAAACGCTGGGCTTGGCGCAAGCTTAAGCAGCTATCGAGAAGGCCATCAAGTTTGAGCAATTCCTCTGGGTTTTGCAGGCAGCGTTGATGAACCCAAGGCTGTGAGCATATTTGCCTCAGCACGTATCTGGCGTAAGAAGCCAAGGGTACGTTTTCAGTAGCGGTACCAAAATTGCTGCGACCACCACCGACTCCAAAGTTGCTCGAACCAATGTCCATGTCTAAATCGCCGCTCCATGATGTGCCCAGAATGTGCGAAATGCTGACTTCGTTGCCCATAGCGTTACCACCTCCACCTAATCTGTTGCTATTGCTGTTCATGCCACCGCTGTTGCCAGTCGCGCGGCTGCCTTTACCTATTGCAACCACAGAGTTTAAACATTGGCTTACGCAAAATGGACAACAAGGACGAATATATCATCAATTTGTACAACTGGTACTGTTACTATTACCTTCCGGTGGCACTCGATCTGCCAGCACAAGGATAGCTTTTAGTACCGCTAAGACGGGACCAACTGATATGCTATTATGCGTAGCCGCCAAGAGATGCCGATCGCACGCCAGTTTGACACCCAACGCAGAAGAGGTGACGTTTTGTTGCAGTGTGTGGTGGGGTGAAGCATTCACACTGTGACTGCTGCTGCTATAACAAGCAGGATGGGGGGCATCAGATGTTTTGAACAACCTCAAAACAAGGTGGCAAGTCAAACGGGCTCCGGCTTCCGCTTCCGGATCCGTATCAGATCGACCTCCTTCATTCCAGATTTTCACTAACGAAGGAACTCCAACGTAGAGCAAGAAATCCTGAAGACCAAAGCAATGGCGTGCCAAGAGCACCGAAAACAAGACAGCTAAATTGTGATGGATCGAATTATCCTGTCGTTGAGAATGAAGCGTAAATGTAAAACGAACCAAATTTTTTATAAGGAGAAGCAAATTGTAATGGGCATCTCACCTGAACATCAACCTGTGTCAGGACATCCATATAGGTAGAGGCTGAGTAGCAGAGTGTTGTCAACACTCCTAGCCATTCAGCAGAGAGTGCAGAGCATCCGGCAGTTAATTCAGCACAAAGGAGAGCAATGTCATTGAGTTTGTCGTTGTCAACTTCATTGCATACGGCTACGACAACGTTGCAGACGAAGCTGTAACGCAACTGTGCAGAATCTGATAACTGGCGTAAAATATGAGGTTCGGGCTTGCGGCGTGGACTGGTTATGTAGTCCTGGAGAAAATCCCGGTTTAGCGGATGAAGGGACTTTGGCAACGACACGACAGGGGCGAAAATGGTTTGCTTGATTTTTGGGTAAGCATTTGAGAACGCAAACACTTCGCTGCCAGTATTCAGAGTCACCCCACCACTACTGCGACTAGAAGATGAATTCGAATTGGCAAGCGATGAATCCAACTGACCATTTTTAGCCTGCTGTCGAGAAATACAGATTGAAGTGGTGTCCACACTATGAgtgatttaaaacaaatactTTAAGAAAGGAGCAGCAACTATACAAGTCGGACAAATACGCTAGGATGCAGCGTTCAGCTGAACTGCAATCGGCTGGATTCGTAACATGCTTGACAATGCGGCAGAGTGATTCAAACGCACTCGCAGTGGATTCAGGCGATAAGAGTAGGCAGCAGTGAAAGCGTCGGAGTACTCCAACAACATAGAGACCCACATTGGTTAAGTAGCTGCGGCTTAGGACAGAGTTTCTTTGAGAAAGCAATAGTTCCACCTCAGGAAGTTctaagacaaaaagaaaacttggtTCAATCTAGTTCTTCGAGCTCAAAAGCTGGTAAAATGGTTACCTTTGAGAAGTTGTAGACACAGATCTACAAGTCCACTGATACTTAGAGAGACTTCAAAGAGATCGAAGAGAAAAGATACATGCTCCAACACAGGCAGATAGCCTGCTCCTCCAACGGTGAAGCTATTGATCATTTCCATACAAGTGGAGGCTGCCTGAGCAGCTACAGCATGGCGATCAAAGTACGATAACGCTAGGAAGCGCTGCATGCTCAACTCGAAATTAAACTCTAGACGTGATGAGTGTTTGCGGGATTTAGACGAGCCAACAAAAGCTCCGACACCCCCTGCTAGATTGGTCCCTTCAGTTTGAACGTCAATAGCTAGCTTCTTATGAAAGAGGCGGCACATTTCCTTGGAGACCTTTTTGACGGCGTGCCGGGATTCCTCGCGTGCCTTTCCTACTCCATACAACAAAATATGTCGCTGGTTACAGTCGTGTGTTAAACTGTCATCCTAAAACGTAAATTAACGGAACTTTGGATTGGATGGTCGcattaaaaaatttagctAAAAAGTGCGCTTATTTTTACAACGCTTAAAGCAAAATGTACACATAGCATTTACAACGTTCATCAACAATTGATTATTAGTAAGATTGCTATCCTTTTGTCGCTCTGttcaaccactacaactaaATAACAACTAAATTCATTGTCCATTGCACCTTATTGTTCGGATGTGAATAGAGCCCATAACGTGTTCTCACCTGAGGTAAGGGAAAGTGGGTCGTGAATAAGAGATGCCTCGATTGGCGTTTACCCTCCTTTTCACCACGGACAGATTCGAGTGCGCTATGATTTTCATCTTTGGGAGAGTCCGGCGTGTCCTGAAACGAATGAGGTATTACTGATGAAAAAATCCTTCaatgttattattttaattgaaattgttGTTAACTATATTGTGCTAAAACCAACCATAACGATTTGTTGTTCCTCTTTGATGTGTTGCAATAGCTTTCCTAGGTCATCATCAATTTTGCTGTCGTCCATTTCGCATCGTAAATCATTCATGCTTTGAAAACCCGTTAAGCTGCTCATTCCACTGCTTGGAGTGCCGGCGAAATGACCAGTTGCTGATGGGGTTACTGTGGTTCCATTGTGGCACGGTGTAACTGACAGAAGGTCGCCCCGCGAAATTAGGGTACACATGTACATGTCATGAGAGAATACATCATGCTTGATAAGTTCATGGAACAGATGAACTAAAGAAGCAAAAACTGTCCGATTACTATGCCCTGGAACGGGTTCATTTAGCACCGGGGCTTCGGAATCGAGAAATTTCATCAAAAAACCCTAGCGATTTCAAAAGTCATTTTTtcaagaataacaaaaaggcagaaataaaaaaaatgcacctGATAAATCGGTAGCAAAGCTGAAATTGCGGAAGAGCTTTCGTCTGTATCATTATCGTCTGCTCCAGCTCCATCAGTTTCTGTTAAAGTCACCAAATCTGATTGCCTCTTTTCTAACAGCAAAGCAGCCGCAATGGCCCTATGTTCTCCAGAGCGTTGATCACTAACTGCCCATTGGCACAGTAAGCGAACGTAGGGCTCGTCTTGTTTAGCGAACTGATCAACTTGCTCAGCAGTTGCATGATCAAGGCTTCCTTTGTTTCCACCAATCGCAGGAAATAGTTTTGAATACAGTGAATCGATACTGAAACAAGAGTACTTTATCACCAAATTGGGTAAATACTTCAGGTGCAATAAAGTGGTACAAGCAGTACATTATTCCGAAGAAATAACGTTAAAATCttcgaaaaaatgtttttttcttaagaacAAACGTCTATAACAATATCGATAAGATAAGCTCAGCTGTACTGCGCAGCTCACCTGTGAGTTGAGTCGACACGATCAAAACTGTGAAGATCCAATGCTTCGAGGGCATGAAGCACACGTGCTGTGACCATACCAGTCTGCGGCTGACACTGTTGTTTCTATTACGTAAAAGTTTAATAAATTAAActtaaaacaaatatttccAGGTTGAAACAAACTTACTTTAGTATTACAGTTTGGCTCAATATTACGAATAAGTTTATCTAAAGGCCAACGTGCCTCAGCGGCTTTGCTACGTTGCTTTATACTGTTTTCGGAATCTCGCAACATTTCGCGGACCTAGATTGTTTTACAAGAaaatatcattaaaaaaaaaaccttttaaaactgaaaaacGTCCGTTGTCAGTCAAATTAGAGCCGTACATGATCGTTCGAAAAACGTGGAGCCATAGGCAACGCTGATGGCGGAAGCGGCAACTGATCCAGAGGAGATCCAACCAAATGAGATGACATCTTTCCTTCCCCGGCATGGTTCCACACTAACGCCGTCGGACAATGTAGAACGACTGCTTGAATAATGGCCGACATCTGGATAAGAACGCTCCTATGCTGGCCACAATTGCCTACGTCCAGCGAAACTGATCCTTCATTGCTTTGATCGTTCGACAGGAGGGGAGATATTCTTCTACACACCTAACAGCAATATGGTTAGACATTAGGATAGCTGCTAAATGTATTAAATTGGATAGCTTTTCCCGAGATACCTGAAAAACAAGTTTCCGACTCAGAATTTCACACTGCGTGAATTCCTCAACATACTGTAATATCATCGGAACAACAAACTTGAGAAGACCGTCGTCAcatgttttgcatttttccaaCATATCTAGTTGCCACTGTAAGAAATCCTGGCATTCAAGGAGACCTTCCTACAAAGTCATTGAATACCTATTATTGAAACATTGgcaagaaaaattgttttagaTACCTCAAACATGACTTTGCACAGCTGCTGGCAATAATTGAACTGTCGAAGTGCAAGTTTCTGTTCATCAGTCATCAGAGGGCTGCCATTATGATATGCTGTAGCATTGGAAGCAAATGCAGCCTGGGTCGCTCCAACATTTACTGATTTTTGATAGAAATCTTGTAGTTTCACTATTTGTTCCTTTAAAAACCTGACCAATGTACTGGTCCACTCTACACAAAGATGAAAATGGATAACCTAAAACCATATGATATTATAATCTTTATTTTCTACCTTGAGAAGAATCTGGAACTTGtcgttttttcattttggcttCAGAAATCGCAACAGAATAGGCAGACGTCATTTTAATTAACCATACAGCTCTAGACATTGGAACTTGATATTCACTAAGTTGGATAAAAATTTCCTCTTTCTTGTTGAATATTGGCACCTTATCAAACGGAAATATATCATGTgctgtcaataaaatttttgatGACTAGGCAAAAATTAATGTAATTACTCTTTTGCCTAGGTTAATTAAAGGCTTGCTGCCTGCTAAATCTTTAAACCATGATTCGATGAACATCTTTGACTTTGGAGTAACATTatgaaaattttctttagggtTTATTAGCTGACGTTTTCTGCCAGTATCAGGCAACATGTTAATTTCCTGTTTCTTTGTAAGTACACCATTAATGAATGTTTGAACCTAGTTGACCAAAAAATTATGGGACATTGCAAAATctgaagattttgaaaattgatAATTAATGATACCATACTTTGGACACAGAAAAGTTGTGACTTTTGGCAGAGCCATACTCCTCCGATTGATTCAGATTTGGTGTATGAGAAAAACCTTGTTTCACATTGACGGGAGTCAACTCATCCTAAAAGGCATAGGAAAGTTCAATTAAGTACTGTCATTCTAATTGTATACAGCGTTCAATGGCTATCTCCTAATTGATAACGATTGCACCAGTCATTGGGCAAAATATTGCCACCGTGAAACACTTGGAAAGTAATACCTCTTTTTGTTTGGGATCCTGTGGGTAAACATCGGGCGGTCCCAATCGCAATTTCTTAAGAGGACGATTCTCCATTGATAAACAAGCCATTCCTAGTCTTGTTTCAAATCACGAGTTATACGCGTGTTCCTCACCTAGCAACCCATGCGATattgtaaggaaaaaaaaaaaacagaacagcTTACAAGATGTCAAATATTTGTCCTGGGCCACAAACTACGAAGCTAAGACTACAATCGGCTATAGCCCCCACATAGGACATGCGCCTCCGTTGCCGTTTGGTGGCGCGTCGCTTGCTTTTCGGAACTTAACACATTTTCCCCCATTTTCCTAGTGATCTAATCACACACTGTAGCACATACTATTCTTCTTCTAGCTATTTTACTAACTAGGTTGTGTATTAataggggagaccggacccatcttggGACAGTTTCGGTTTTACCCGATTCTTTACCATCCCGCTTACGCGAAATTTCGAAAacttgtttgaaaatgaatttggaACGTTTTCGACAaatcctgaattttttttcaaagctgtTATGTAAGTTCTTTAGAATTTATAacgatttttatttaacgGTGAACTCGGACCGAATCGGGGTGACTCTGgatcagacttgccgcgccaatcaattttccgatcgcgataggcgatcatttttacc
Encoded proteins:
- the LOC130688093 gene encoding mediator of RNA polymerase II transcription subunit 12-like isoform X1, which encodes MACLSMENRPLKKLRLGPPDVYPQDPKQKEDELTPVNVKQGFSHTPNLNQSEEYGSAKSHNFSVSKVQTFINGVLTKKQEINMLPDTGRKRQLINPKENFHNVTPKSKMFIESWFKDLAGSKPLINLGKRVPIFNKKEEIFIQLSEYQVPMSRAVWLIKMTSAYSVAISEAKMKKRQVPDSSQEWTSTLVRFLKEQIVKLQDFYQKSVNVGATQAAFASNATAYHNGSPLMTDEQKLALRQFNYCQQLCKVMFEEGLLECQDFLQWQLDMLEKCKTCDDGLLKFVVPMILQYVEEFTQCEILSRKLVFQVCRRISPLLSNDQSNEGSVSLDVGNCGQHRSVLIQMSAIIQAVVLHCPTALVWNHAGEGKMSSHLVGSPLDQLPLPPSALPMAPRFSNDHVREMLRDSENSIKQRSKAAEARWPLDKLIRNIEPNCNTKKQQCQPQTGMVTARVLHALEALDLHSFDRVDSTHSIDSLYSKLFPAIGGNKGSLDHATAEQVDQFAKQDEPYVRLLCQWAVSDQRSGEHRAIAAALLLEKRQSDLVTLTETDGAGADDNDTDESSSAISALLPIYQGFLMKFLDSEAPVLNEPVPGHSNRTVFASLVHLFHELIKHDVFSHDMYMCTLISRGDLLSVTPCHNGTTVTPSATGHFAGTPSSGMSSLTGFQSMNDLRCEMDDSKIDDDLGKLLQHIKEEQQIVMDTPDSPKDENHSALESVRGEKEGKRQSRHLLFTTHFPLPQDDSLTHDCNQRHILLYGVGKAREESRHAVKKVSKEMCRLFHKKLAIDVQTEGTNLAGGVGAFVGSSKSRKHSSRLEFNFELSMQRFLALSYFDRHAVAAQAASTCMEMINSFTVGGAGYLPVLEHVSFLFDLFEVSLSISGLVDLCLQLLKELPEVELLLSQRNSVLSRSYLTNVGLYVVGVLRRFHCCLLLSPESTASAFESLCRIVKHVTNPADCSSAERCILAYLSDLYSCCSFLKQAKNGQLDSSLANSNSSSSRSSGGVTLNTGSEVFAFSNAYPKIKQTIFAPVVSLPKSLHPLNRDFLQDYITSPRRKPEPHILRQLSDSAQLRYSFVCNVVVAVCNEVDNDKLNDIALLCAELTAGCSALSAEWLGVLTTLCYSASTYMDVLTQVDVQDNSIHHNLAVLFSVLLARHCFGLQDFLLYVGVPSLVKIWNEGGRSDTDPEAEAGARLTCHLVLRLFKTSDAPHPACYSSSSHSVNASPHHTLQQNVTSSALGVKLACDRHLLAATHNSISVGPVLAVLKAILVLADRVPPEGKGSRATGNSGGMNSNSNRLGGGGNAMGNEVSISHILGTSWSGDLDMDIGSSNFGVGGGRSNFGTATENVPLASYARYVLRQICSQPWVHQRCLQNPEELLKLDGLLDSCLSLRQAQRLLQMISRPDSGATAADEHTNNEHQDYRQVVNRVLESLDQWRLRVAWLDLQLLCQQLTTVGSGGTSSADMNQLLEAIARAVLDVFELSTTPSIKEDPDQGGSSSALKKRSESAATASSSLSAIPIKTQPNLSISLIAPLVSKLPGSVQGRILKVASQVLEMCNWGPPSKGKDKERNIPNTTSALRSKSLLSYEPLLSLVMTCLKGQDEQREAFLSSLHSQLSHFIFLPKEDRFYHGEDVKARQAMLEALQLRFSLVGGLFDSILRNPTVVIDWAILLTQLVTAGVVDLSNNTELFATLQDMLATLIHSTLVTDGQSERGEDSRKYYPLLIKKLKKELAERKSSPSIQCIKQLLPLPKLASEFVTCEPYGTLTDIKGNKISGFDSNDKKQGHRLHEKQRVSPWEILEGHKTVAPLSWAWFGAVRVERKPLRHQEVQRLLRHHTHALHKPASYYLEHPLLPPEDLEPPVVEKIIPKEEICFKTEPMSDQSPRGGTKRGQKTNQRRPRGRRGAAAAAAAAAAATVAGAPPTVGGYQSPVASGMYPPSQPPPQWNAYTSPAPPASQQGTVPTSAAFFPQQSIGPRFPTERPGTQSRQALSNMLRQRHPGAQFVPASASNPSGANPVAVPNAQPTAGGGGTMANNARIAGGVGAGGASQPQFAGISMVDKQRQQQFIRQQMRQQHTGGNVFGQQGPQQTQPQPQQQQPQQQQPPQQQQQQQQQQQQVQMAPGGFANIHTPMNQNLNQNLNQNFNMFQSSAPGMQQLVNPQQQAQAQPTQQQQPQQQGMIGQHFNQAGGNFPMQQTQPQGNMILMQQHQQPQGRGMNTTPMRPPFMQSGGMQMNTAQPNQFVRGAMPNTAQQQAVRLQHQQMIQQQQQMQHNMGQQQHNQHYHQPF